The nucleotide window GCGGGCCGCGCGGGTGGCCATCGACTACCACCGGATCGGGTACTTCGGGACACTGAACCGGGACACGACCCGGTCCAAGGAGGCCGGGGCACCCACAACTTCCACACGTACGCCACCGCGTGTCTCGTCGGGGGGCCGGACCGATACACGGTCGGGGTGACCGCGGTAGGCGAGAAGGAGCCCATGACCGACGTGCTCACCCGGTTGCTGGATCAGCTGACGGCCGCACGAGTTACGGTCCGGGTGGCGCTGCTGGATAAGGCGTTCTTCACGATCGCGGTGATGCGGTTGCTCCAGTCCCACAACGTGCCGTTCGTGATCCCCGCGGTGGTCCTGGGGCGGAAACCCCGACCCGGTGTCCCGGCCGTCGGGTTGCGGGCCCTGCGGCGGCGCCGGGCGGGCCGGTACACGTACACCCACGCGGACCGGGGGACCTCGGTCCGCAGCGGCCTGGTGATTGCGCACAAGAGCGACCGGCATCGGAAGACCGGGGGCCGGCGGACCAAGACGCTCCTGTACGCGCCCTGGCGGGTAACCGGTGCCCCGGTTCCGATCCGGGACCTGTACCGGCGACGGTTCGGGATCGAGAGCAGCTACCGCCGGCTGGGTCAGGTGCGGCCCCGAACCTCGACGACCAACGGGGTGGTGCGGTTGCTGTGGGTGGCCGTGGGCCTGATCCTCCGCAACGCCTGGATCCGGTTCCGAACGGCACGCGGCCCGGGGTGGGCGCTGACAACCGTGTGCCTGATCCTGCTGGCCGACAGCTTAGCATCGCCAACAATTATCCGCCAGCTACTCACTGACGTGGCTAACGGTAGCAATCCCAGACCGCCTACTTGAAACTACTGGATTTGGTATGATAGAAATGGAACTTGGCCGCGTACTGGCAATCGGGGCAAGTCACGCTGCACCCGACGTACCCTTTTTTTCTGGCTTGCCGGACATCGGTGACGAGATTCTGACCGGCATCGCGGAACTCGGTGTCGATGGCCCCGAACTCCTCGGCTTCGGGAACATCGACGGCCCGCTCGACCATCTGCCGCACGACCTGCTCGATTTGGGGCCGCAGTTGCTCCACGACGGCTTCAATGCGTTCCTCGCGGCTGGGTTCGGGAGCCGAGGATTTCTTGGGGTTGGTCGCCGACATGAGAACCTCCACGGGCGATGTCGGAAGCGGATTTGCTCAAGCCCCGGTAAGATAGTCCGTCGCCGCTGAACTTCCCACCCAAATACAAGCCGCACGCCCCGCCGCGCGGAACGGTGAAGAAACCTTTTGCGACCGATACCGAATTCCGGTAAACTTGCACTCACTTCTCAGAGCGGTCACGCCGCCCTGCGCTCCTCAAGCCCTCCCACCCCACTGCGGAGCCCTGTCCATGCTCGTCATTCCTGGTGCGGCCGCGAAAAGTGATTGTGACCGCGTCACCCGGCGCGACCTGCTCCGCATTGGCGGGTCCGGCGTTTTGGGCGTCACCCTTGCCGACCTTCTCGCGCTTCAGAAAGCCAGCGCGAGCACGAACAAGTCCGAGGTCGGCGGCGGTCCCGGATTCGGGAAGGCCAAAAGCGTCATCTTCATTTATCTCCAGGGCGGTCCCAGCCACCTCGACCTGTGGGACCCGAAGGACAACGTTCCGGACAAGGTGAAGAGCGTTTTCAAGCACCAGCAAACCAAGCTCACTGGCACGCACGTCACCGAGTTGCTTCCGAAGCTGTCACAGGTGCTCGATAAGACCACCCTCATGCGGGCGGTCAGCTACACGCCTTACGGGCTGTTCAACCACACGGCCGCCATCTACCAGATGCACACCGGGTACACCACCGATAAGGTCAGTGCCTCCGGCCAACTCGAGCCGCCCAGCCCCAAAGACTTCCCGACGCTGGGTTCGAACATCATCAAGATGAAGCCGCCGACGGTGCCGATGCTGCCGTTCGTGATGATGCCCCGGCCGCTGCAAGAGTCCAACGTGGTCGGAAAGGGCGGCACCGCCGGCTTCCTCGGCAAGGGGTACGAACCGTACACCCTGTACCCGTCCGGCGACGACATGGACATGGCGAAGATGAACCGCATCCGCACCGACGACCTCAAGCTGCGCGATGAACTCACCCCAGTCCGGATGGAGAAACGGGCCACACTCCGCGAGACCATCTCGAAGGGGATGCCCGAAATCGAAGCGGCGGTCGCGAAGCACGACCTCGACGAGTACTACGGTAAGGCACTCGGCCTCGTCGTGAGCGGCCGCGCGAAGAAGGCGTTCGAACTCGCCGAGGAGAAGGCCGAGCTGCGCGAAAGGTACGGAAAGAACACCTTCGGGCAGTGCCTGCTCCTGGCCCGCCGGCTGGTGGAAGCCGGAACGCGGTTCGTGGAAGTCGTGTGGCCGAAGGTCGCCAACAGCGACAACCACTCGTGGGATGTCCACGTCGGCCTCTCGAAGCGCATGAAGGACCAGGCCGCGCCGATGCTGGACGCCGGACTCTCGGCCCTCATCACCGATCTGGACGAGCGAGGCCTGCTCAAAGAGACCCTCGTCGTGTGCGTGGGCGAGTTCGGCCGCAGCCCGCAACGGGGCGTCAGCACTTCCGGCAACCAAAACTCCGAAGACGGCCGGGACCACTGGCCGTACTGCTACACCGGGGTCATCGCCGGCGCCGGGGTCAAGCGTGGGTACGTTCACGGCAAGAGCGACAAGACGGCCAGTGCGCCGGTCGAAGGCGCGATCCACCCGACCGAGTTGCTCGCGACCATCTACCACTCTGTCGGAATCAAGCCGGACACGATCGTGTACAACCATCTTAATCAGCCACGTGAGCTAGTGAAAGGCGAGGTCGTGAGCGGGTTGTTGGGTTGATCCGACACCGCCACCGAAACCGGTGAACATAACGTTACAACCGCTTGGGCTTATTGCCTGAGCGGTTTTTCTTGCGCCCGCTCCAACCACCGCAGAGCGCCGTGCCTACCCAGGCATCCGAAACGGGTTTGCTTCACAGCAGGGCGGTGGCACAGTTGAGCAGTCGCTACCAGCCGGGTGCAACCTTGTCCGTAGCGAACCGGACCGAAACTGGTAATATGGCCTTACTCGGCGTTTCAATTATGTGCCGCCACAGGAAGCCGCCACATGGCCGACCTGCCCGCCGCCCCGCCGGCACCCGATGCTCCGCTGATACTCGTCGCCGACGACTCACTGCTGGAACAGCGGTACGTCGCCCGCATTCTCGAACAGCAGGGCGGTTGGCGAGCGGTGTTCGCGCGCAACGGCGAGGAGGCGTTAGCGCTGCTCGCCAAGACCCAACCGGCGCTGCTGTTGACCGACATGAACATGCCGCGTATGGACGGGCTGACGCTCGTTGAAAAGGTGCGCGAGAAGCACCCGCACGTCCCCGTAGTCCTCATGACCGGTAGCGGGAGCGAGCGGCTGGCGGTGGCGGCACTCAAGGCCGGTGCCGCGGATTACGTCGCCAAACAGGCGCTGAGCCACGACCTCATCAGCGTTCTCGATCGGGTCTTATCAGCCGGTCAGGCGGCGCTCCGGCGGTACGAAGTGCTGCGAGGCATGACGCGGCGCAGTTCGCAGTACGTTCTGGAAAACGACCCTACTCTTGTGCCGCCGCTTGTGGCACAGTTCCGCGAAGACCTGATCGAAATGGGGCTGTGCGACGTGACCGGCGCGACGCGGGCCGGCATCGCGCTGGAAGAAGCACTGCTCAACGCCGTGTACCACGGGAACTTGGAAGTCAGTTCGGAACTGCGCGAGGGCGGCGACAGCGCGTTTCACAAACTCGCGGCCGAGCGGCGGTTCCAGTCACCCTACGCCGA belongs to Gemmata obscuriglobus and includes:
- a CDS encoding transposase, coding for MVAPGPARTTGEAEAGRAGGHRLPPDRVLRDTEPGHDPVQGGRGTHNFHTYATACLVGGPDRYTVGVTAVGEKEPMTDVLTRLLDQLTAARVTVRVALLDKAFFTIAVMRLLQSHNVPFVIPAVVLGRKPRPGVPAVGLRALRRRRAGRYTYTHADRGTSVRSGLVIAHKSDRHRKTGGRRTKTLLYAPWRVTGAPVPIRDLYRRRFGIESSYRRLGQVRPRTSTTNGVVRLLWVAVGLILRNAWIRFRTARGPGWALTTVCLILLADSLASPTIIRQLLTDVANGSNPRPPT
- a CDS encoding response regulator, which codes for MADLPAAPPAPDAPLILVADDSLLEQRYVARILEQQGGWRAVFARNGEEALALLAKTQPALLLTDMNMPRMDGLTLVEKVREKHPHVPVVLMTGSGSERLAVAALKAGAADYVAKQALSHDLISVLDRVLSAGQAALRRYEVLRGMTRRSSQYVLENDPTLVPPLVAQFREDLIEMGLCDVTGATRAGIALEEALLNAVYHGNLEVSSELREGGDSAFHKLAAERRFQSPYAERRVRVAARLTSAQATFVVLDQGPGFDVSKLPDPTEDIFIERASGRGILLMRAFMDEVRYSATGNRVTMVKRRDRASSDE
- a CDS encoding DUF1501 domain-containing protein, producing the protein MLVIPGAAAKSDCDRVTRRDLLRIGGSGVLGVTLADLLALQKASASTNKSEVGGGPGFGKAKSVIFIYLQGGPSHLDLWDPKDNVPDKVKSVFKHQQTKLTGTHVTELLPKLSQVLDKTTLMRAVSYTPYGLFNHTAAIYQMHTGYTTDKVSASGQLEPPSPKDFPTLGSNIIKMKPPTVPMLPFVMMPRPLQESNVVGKGGTAGFLGKGYEPYTLYPSGDDMDMAKMNRIRTDDLKLRDELTPVRMEKRATLRETISKGMPEIEAAVAKHDLDEYYGKALGLVVSGRAKKAFELAEEKAELRERYGKNTFGQCLLLARRLVEAGTRFVEVVWPKVANSDNHSWDVHVGLSKRMKDQAAPMLDAGLSALITDLDERGLLKETLVVCVGEFGRSPQRGVSTSGNQNSEDGRDHWPYCYTGVIAGAGVKRGYVHGKSDKTASAPVEGAIHPTELLATIYHSVGIKPDTIVYNHLNQPRELVKGEVVSGLLG